A region of Leishmania donovani BPK282A1 complete genome, chromosome 7 DNA encodes the following proteins:
- a CDS encoding splicing factor ptsr1-like protein produces MSQSLSRSGSQRGVATRSASRSASGSRSGSRSSSNSMRLPEPTAASATVAEPAAVPAAAETPADDAGQPHEPEKEVASIFIGMGPAGRTVTLTELTEYLKSKAMDPANVKDVRLRGRCAFADTTTVEEARHLIAQLDNHDYKGKFRLAVQMSKQTMAEAKENKRKRQEARGTKQGEEGNYVNEGRQVFVNLGPAGKDIPNEAIRSKIEAICPVLRFERRGYCMYADVPTAEDTRRVVAALNNMMIGEVRVLVQISTLVRKRERSPQRVRDAPRRGGDRHERDSHHHRRRSDSREGRRRHHRSRRSYTPSSRSTSSYSSRSRSHSRGRRSYSPDSEDSRDRRSRRGGYHGSDRRRGRTERGGDRRERRGDERRTRR; encoded by the coding sequence ATGTCACAGTCGCTcagtcgcagcggcagccagaGAGGCGTCGCCACTCGAAGCGCGTCGCGCAGTGCTTCTGGCAGCCGCagtggcagccgcagcagctccaacTCGATGCGGCTGCCGGAACCCACCGCGGCATCGGCCACCGTTGCCGAGCCTGCAGCCgtacctgctgctgcggagacCCCGGCCGACGATGCGGGACAGCCGCATGAGCcggagaaggaggtggcgTCGATCTTCATTGGCATGGGTCCCGCTGGCCGTACCGTGACCTTGACGGAGCTGACGGAATACCTCAAGTCGAAGGCGATGGACCCGGCGAACGTGAAGGATGTTCGCCttcgcggccgctgcgcgttCGCGGATACGACGACAGTAGAGGAGGCGCGCCACCTGATCGCACAGCTGGACAACCACGACTACAAGGGCAAGTTCCGTCTGGCGGTGCAGATGAGCAAGCAGACCATGGCCGAGGCGAAGGAGAACAAGCGCAAGCGCCAGGAGGCGCGCGGCACCAAGCAGGGGGAAGAAGGCAACTACGTGAACGAAGGCCGTCAGGTTTTTGTGAACCTCGGCCCTGCCGGCAAGGACATCCCCAACGAGGCCATTCGCAGCAAGATTGAGGCCATCTGCCCGGTTCTGCGTTTCGAGCGCCGTGGCTACTGCATGTACGCCGATGTGCCCACCGCCGAGGATAcgaggcgggtggtggcagcgctgaACAACATGATGATTGGcgaggtgcgcgtgctggTGCAGATCAGCACCTTGGTCCGCAAGCGTGAgcgctcgccgcagcgcgttcGCGATGCTCCTCGCCGCGGAGGTGACCGTCACGAACGCGACTcgcaccaccatcgccgccgcagcgacagccgcgagggtcgccgccgtcaccaccgctCGCGTCGCAGTTacacgccgtcgtcgcgcagTACCTCTTCCTACTCATCCCGCAGCCGCTCGCATAGCCGCGGTCGCCGCAGCTACTCTCCCGACTCTGAGGACTCTcgcgaccgccgcagccggcgcggaGGCTACCATGGCAGCGACCGCCGTCGTGGCCGTAccgagcgcggcggtgaccgtcgcgagcgccgcggcgacgagcGCCGCACACGTCGTTGA